cggggatccgccgccgccgtcgccgtccgcctcaCGCACGAGaggagctgccgccgccgtccgcctcgcgcgcgcggggatccgccgccaccgtcgccgtccacctcgcgcgcgcgaggagccgctgccgccatcaCCTCCGCCGTCCGCCTCATGCGCGGGGggatccgccgtcgccgttacCGTCCACCTCATGCGCGCGAGGAGCCACCGCTGCCATCGCCTCTGCCGTCCGCCTCGCGcgcggggggtgggggggggtccgccgtcgccgtcgccgtccacctCGTGCGCGcgaggagccgccgccgtccgccgcgcgcgcggggggggggggggggggggatccgctgccgctgtcgccgtccaCCTCGCACGGGGATGGGTCGATGAgaagggagaagagaaagaggaagagaaagaagaggaagaagaaagcaatagaggctgacatgtgggtcctttTGTCATTTTGGAGATGTAAATAGAGAGCCTGTTGGAGTCAACACCTAGATTGATTACCCAAATCAGATGGAGAGTTAGCTGTATGGGTATTTGGAGAATCGAATTTAGAgatgctgttggagatgctctaacatCTCACTAGACTAGCGGTTGTGGTTGGGAACAGAGGGAACAACACCTGAACTAAAGAACAAATATAGATGCAAAGAACGTTGACAACTACtctatttgttttatattattagTTATTGGACTTATTTCTTAGTCAAAGTTCTttaggtttgatcaaatttttagaaaaaaataacaacatttacattaccaaattagtttcattaaattttgtattgaatatattttgataatatgtttgtttagtattaaaaatgttagtatatttttctataaacttgatcaaatttaaaggagtttgataaaaaaagtcaaatgtcttataataataaaaaaatcaaacgatttataatatgaaacctACAGGAAAATGGAATTTCTCTGTGGTCATTTTTCTGTCGGCGATTCATATCAGTCCATTCACAGGTTAAAAATTTCTGACGGTAAAACCTATTTTCCTCTGTGGGTTTCATGCCTACAGGTAGCTGCTAAAGTCTGGTAGTGACGGTGAGTGGATGGCAGCGTGTTGGGTGAGGACTCACGACGTGGCAAGAAACACCTCCTGTTCAGATTTGTACGACCTTCTCTAGCATCTTCGAGCTTCCTTCCCTTGTCTCACTTTCCCCTTGTTTTATCTCCACATGGACAGACAACTCAACAGTGATGATGGTTCAACCAAGCAAACCAGAAAGAAATGCTGAACTGATAAACCAGACTAGTATCATCTGTGTGTATATCGCACggtataaaataaaattcgacagattaaaagaaaaaaactgttAAAGGAAATCTAAAGAAACcgtttttattatatatacctacttatttttttttcagttctcTTGAATAGGTAATCAACGCCCAATAGAAaacttgcaaaagaaaaaaaatgctgacgATGTGAGCGTAAGCGTACATACAAACGCTACAAGCGTGAAATCGTCATGTTAATTTGcataatataagaaaaaaaaaacaaaccggTTTCCAGGCaggaaacaaacaaataaaaagcaTTGCGCTTAGACATCAGAGATATACATGTCAGAATCCAGGGACGAGCATGGCAGAGAACCAGATCACCATGTCTTCAGCGAGCGGCGGCTCGCCGGTGTGCTTCGCTGCCACCCCTGGCTTGTtaccgtcgacgacgacgtaaACCCGGCAAAGCGGGCACGTCCGCCTGCATGAGAGGAGCCACCGGTCGACGCAGTCCCGGTGGAACGCATGCCGGCAGGGCAGACGCCTCGTCGCCTCGCCGACACGGATCCTGGAGAGACAGACGGAGCACTCCGTCaggccaccgctgccgccgtcctcgcTGGCTTGCCTCGCCTCCGACGGAATCTTGATGCACAGCATCTTGGAGATGTAGGAGAGGAGGTAGCTCATTGTGCAAACACATGCACCGAGCTGCAACAAAGGGCTACGGCCAGTGAGTAGTTGAGGGATATGTAAtaatatcgatcgatcgatcgctgtgGGTGTCGATCTCTTTTGGTCAGGGGTCAGGTGGTTTAGTTGCTTTGTTTGTACGAGTGGTTGCTACTATCGGAGTGTGTTGAGAGATCCCCATTGGAAGGTGCACCTACAAATAACTTTCGTTAGCACCAAGCTTAGATGAAAGCAAGCGATGTGTGTGCATACAAACAATGACGTACGAAAGAACATGTCGTTCTcaaggaagaaaaacaaaattagtAGGTGAAAGAACATTGGTAGTTGATTTGTTCATATCCATTGGTACGGAGCTTTATGGGAGGAGCATTTCTATCATCCTTAAGGTACAAACAGTTGAATCCATGTATTGATTTACAAGGGGCACGACAAGCAGTCACGATAGATCGCCCATGCCGCGAACGCCCTTTAATAGCTCTCTCGCTGGGAGGCCCCACCCCACTTCCTCTTCCTCGCTGTGGTGTTCTAGGAGAGAGGTTTGCtctggtcaaaaaaaaaaatacatggagGTACTGGTACCTCACAGTACCAAAACATTTTCAATCGTTAGATCTAGCTGGACAGGATGAGCTTTGTTAGATCCAACAATCGAaaatgatttggtaccgtgaggtatcggtatctcgaggtactttttgttggactgGAGCAAATCTCTCCAGGAGAACCTCAGCGTGAGCCGGTTGTATGACACCATCCATGGCAACGTGATTAAGTGATGAAGATCATAGCCCTCAACTCCGGCATGAGCGTCCACCTGCAAATCAGCTCCGCAACCATAGGGATTGGAACACTAGTACACAAAAGACTTTCCTAGTCGAGGAGCTCCTATTTTTCCAGACAGACCGTTTTCGCGTGCGTCTGTGAAAATCGGTCTCCCATTTTCGTGTGCGGACCCTTAAGagacccgcacgcaaaaatcgaCTTTCGTAGGCGGGCCCCTAAACGGTCCGCATGTaaaaataagcctattttcacatgcggacccttaagaggcccgcacgcaaaaattgattttcgcgtgcgggtgtcTTAAGTGGACCGCACGTGAAAATACCTCTGCATCTTTTCCCTCTCATTCACTTCAAACCTTTCACCCTTTCTCTTCCTTTTCCATTTTATTCTCCCTCAAtcagtcctctctctctccctttcctctCCTCGCCTCCCCACCGAGCGCACGGGGCGCGGGAGGCGCCCGgcttgccgccgctgccgccgaggaGGCGATG
This window of the Oryza sativa Japonica Group chromosome 4, ASM3414082v1 genome carries:
- the LOC4335292 gene encoding receptor homology region, transmembrane domain- and RING domain-containing protein 6; protein product: MSYLLSYISKMLCIKIPSEARQASEDGGSGGLTECSVCLSRIRVGEATRRLPCRHAFHRDCVDRWLLSCRRTCPLCRVYVVVDGNKPGVAAKHTGEPPLAEDMVIWFSAMLVPGF